TTGCGCCGACAATTCCGCAAGTGCCGCCCCCGCATCGCCGCGCATGATCTGGTCAAACAGATCCAGCACCCGCGCGCGGTCCGCAAGCCCCAGCATCGCGCGCACCTGATCGGCGCTGGTTTCACCTGCGCCATGGCTGATCGCCTGATCCAGCAGCGACATGGCATCGCGCACGGACCCTTCGGCGGCACGCGTGATCAGGGCCAGCGCATCATCCGCGACCTGCCCGCCTTCGGCCTTGGCCACACGGGCCAGATGCGCGATCATCACTTCCGGTTCGACCCGGCGCAGATCAAAGCGCTGGCACCGCGACAGAACCGTGACGGGAACCTTGCGAATCTCGGTTGTGGCAAAGATGAATTTCACATGCGCGGGCGGTTCTTCCAGTGTTTTCAACAGCGCATTGAAGGCCGAATTCGACAGCATGTGAACTTCGTCGATGATATATATCTTGTAGCGCGCCGAGGCCGCGCGATAGGCCACACTGTCAATGATTTCACGAATATCGCCCACGCCCGTACGCGATGCCGCATCCATTTCCATAACATCGACATGGCGGCCGTCGGTGATGGCGCGGCAATGTTCGCACTGCCCGCACGGTTCGGTGGTCGGCCCGCCCTGCCCGTCTGCACCTATACAGTTAAGCCCCTTGGCGATGATCCGCGCCGTTGTGGTTTTGCCGGTGCCGCGAATGCCGGTCATGATAAAGGCATGGTGGATACGGTCTGCCGCGAAAGCATTGCGCAGGGTGCGCACCATCGCGTCCTGACCGATCAGATCGGCAAAACTTTCGGGGCGATATTTGCGCGCCAGAACCTGATAGGGGGTTTGGCTGTCTGTCATGGGGTCAAGCCTTGGTTATGTGCCCATACCCTAACGTGCTGCGGGCGCGATGGGAAACGGGTTTTCATATTCCCCTGCGGTGTTCGGGCTGTGGGGCAGTGATTGAGTATTTTTTGCAAGATGAAATCAACTGGTTTTGCGCGCAAGCACGCCATGGTCTTGCAAAAATCCGGTTACGCGCTGCGCGAATCCTTCGGGCTGCTCAATCTGCGCCAGATGGCCCGCGCGACGCAGAATCGCAAAATGTGACCCTGCGACCAGTTCCGTCGTCTCGCGCACCAAGTCAGGGGGTGTCAGCGCGTCGCGGTCGCCGGTCAGCCCAAGGGTGGGCAAACTCAGGCCGGCGGTGGTGGTATAGAAATCGCTGCCCGCAATCGCGCGGGCGCAACCCGCCCAGCCCTGCGGCGGGCAGTCCAGCAGCATGTCGCGCCAGATGTTCACATCAGCGCTGCGCAAAAACGCAGGTGTAAACCACCCTTTTCAGCATTT
Above is a window of Roseinatronobacter sp. S2 DNA encoding:
- a CDS encoding alpha/beta hydrolase, translating into MNIWRDMLLDCPPQGWAGCARAIAGSDFYTTTAGLSLPTLGLTGDRDALTPPDLVRETTELVAGSHFAILRRAGHLAQIEQPEGFAQRVTGFLQDHGVLARKTS